In the Arthrobacter sp. 31Y genome, one interval contains:
- a CDS encoding ABC transporter permease: MTNIIDPIAEIDEARVGDQDVVIGKSRIIFRRFMRNRTAVAGLFIFLALFLFSIFGGFLTSWDKDTLDPLNIGMPPSPDHLLGTTQAGIDLMALIVDGTRTSILIGLIVGGVSVLISAVYGCTMAFFGGKVDATMLFILEALIMMPAILVVAVATSGSGGLKDLPSWLLLVVVLLFFSWMGTARLVRSLSMSLMQRDYVKAAKYMGVPSRRIVWRHLVPNIGSLLVLDFTRGITGAILAEVAFSFIGIGIKLPDVSLGVLIGQATGQVSSFPWMFWVPLTVMFLLTGSLAMMNDGLRDAFDPSSSSIGRAKTKTAKAAK; this comes from the coding sequence ATGACCAACATCATTGATCCCATTGCGGAAATTGACGAAGCCCGGGTTGGTGACCAGGACGTCGTCATTGGGAAATCCCGCATCATCTTCCGTCGCTTCATGCGTAACCGGACCGCCGTCGCCGGTTTGTTTATTTTCCTCGCCTTGTTCCTCTTCTCGATCTTTGGCGGGTTCCTGACGTCGTGGGACAAGGACACCCTTGATCCGTTGAACATCGGTATGCCACCCTCGCCGGACCACTTGCTAGGGACCACGCAGGCCGGCATCGACCTCATGGCGCTCATTGTGGACGGCACCCGGACCTCCATCCTCATCGGCCTGATCGTGGGCGGCGTATCCGTGCTGATCTCTGCGGTGTATGGCTGCACCATGGCATTCTTCGGGGGCAAGGTGGACGCCACCATGCTCTTCATCCTCGAAGCGTTGATCATGATGCCCGCCATCCTGGTGGTGGCCGTGGCAACCAGCGGCAGCGGTGGTCTGAAGGACCTCCCCAGCTGGCTCTTGCTGGTGGTCGTTCTCCTGTTCTTCAGCTGGATGGGAACCGCCCGCCTGGTGCGCTCGCTGTCCATGTCCCTCATGCAGCGCGATTACGTCAAAGCCGCCAAGTACATGGGAGTCCCTTCCCGCCGCATCGTATGGCGTCACCTGGTTCCGAACATCGGCTCGCTGCTGGTGCTCGACTTCACCCGTGGCATCACCGGGGCAATCCTGGCCGAGGTCGCGTTCTCCTTCATTGGGATCGGCATCAAGCTTCCCGACGTCAGCCTCGGTGTCCTGATCGGCCAAGCCACAGGCCAAGTGTCCTCGTTCCCGTGGATGTTCTGGGTACCCCTAACTGTCATGTTCCTGCTGACGGGGTCACTGGCCATGATGAATGACGGCCTCCGTGACGCCTTCGACCCCAGCTCCAGCTCCATTGGACGGGCCAAGACCAAGACCGCAAAGGCTGCTAAATGA